The Triticum urartu cultivar G1812 chromosome 5, Tu2.1, whole genome shotgun sequence genome contains the following window.
CGCCGAACAGGTCGTGCCCCAGCAGCGTCGGGAGGAACTGCGGGACCATGTCCAGCGTGTACGGGTGGTGGTGGGACCGGGAGTGCGCGTTGGTGCTCGACGGGTACTTCTTCACCCCCGGGCTCTTGGCGAAGATGCGGCACACCACCCATTCATCCTAGAATACATAAATCAAGTCAAATTTAAAAACATAGAATGATCGTATTAGCATGGCAATCGCTTAGCGCAAATTACAAACAAATTGCATATTCTGGAAGAAAAATTGAAGAGATGTCATATATACCTTGTTTGATTTGGAGGCCGGCTTCAGGTGGAGGCGGTACTCGTGCATGACCCAGTTACTCTTCTCGCCTCTTGGAGCCCTCCCCTTGTAGAAGACTAGGGTTTTCTTCATCCCGACTAGCTCTTGTGCCGATGGCGGTTGCCCGGTGAATATCTCCTTGTCTTTCCCCGTAGTCTTCCAGTAGCCAGCATTAGTTGCACGGTTTGTTCGCACGCCGGTCGGATACTTGCGGTCCCTTAGGCTGAAGAAGTACCACTCCTTTTCGCCCATTTTCGCCTTCTCTGGATTTCAATCAATTGACGATGATACACATATAATTGTTAGTTAATGTGTACAGGTTAAGAGTATTCTATCGTAATTCTAGGTGCATGCATACATGGAGAGAATAGAACATCCAGTTCATTAATTGTTTGCTAGTAATAGTTTCTAACTATACAACTATTAGTAGAGTTCTGCTCATTTTAAGTGCAGAAGTTGGGGGAGTTGTCTGAGAGGGAGACATATAATCTCGAGTCGATAacgcaaaataaaataaatgagaAGAGCATATTCATGCATGTACTATCATACAGTTGAAGGTATAATTGTGCTAGAAGCTAACCAAACAAATTGTATCAAACGACAAGAAATTGAAGAGTGCATGTTAAGTAACAATTGAAGCTTGAAATCAGTACGTTCAATATATTGTGTAGAACTTTGTAAGAATCCGCCTTTCTTAATTTATTTGTTTAGCCATGCAAACATCCAATTAGTTGTTCGATGGTAATAGTTTCCATCATTTTCAAGTGCGGAAGTTGGGGGATTTGTCTGTTTCCATTATCCAAAAAAGAAACCACGAGAGAGGGACACATATAATCTTGAGACGACAGCGCAAAACACGAAGGTTTTAAATATTTAAGTATATTGTGCTCAACCAAAATTTCTACAATATATTGTCTAAACTTGTAAGAATCCGCCATTCTTGATTAATTTATCTATGCATGAAGTCCTCCTGCACATATGCTCTCGAGGAAAACCGCTAGGTTGTTTATGGCTTTTATATAGCTTTTGAAAAACATGATCGACGCGCGTATGAAGTCTAGTCAATTTGTCTTTTAAAAGGGCACAGCTTATACATGCTGCTTGGGCAGGGGAGAAAAACAAAACCATGGAAACACCCGTCGAAGGAACTAACGGAACTGGTCGTGCATACATGCATAGACGGACGCATGCACTGACGTGCGCTCAAGAACATTTCTGACTGGGTATAGTTACCTGGGAGATCCCATGGCTCGCACTTGTTGAGGTCAACCTCGGTGATGGCCCTAGCGGTGAAGCCAGCGTCGGCGATCTTGCCGCGGAGGTAGTAGGTGATGAGCTCCTCGTCCGTGGGGTGGAACCGGAACCCCGGCGGCAGgctctcctcctccccctccttggagctcttcttcttcgacaccgccccttcccctccccctcctcctcctcctgccccCGATCCTTCCATCTAATCACCAAGCGGCCGATCAACCAACACGCACGAGGTATAAAACCCTAGATAACCCTAGCCCGCGGTGCACCACAAGAGGAGAGGAGCCGGCGCGCCGGCCGGGGAAGATGAACACGCACACACGCTAGAGGTTGCCCGCTCGCTGGCTCGGGCCGAAGAGTATGCGTACGTCAAAGTGGTGGGTGTGAAATACCGGCCGGGAGTTACCCCGGGAAGAGGGCAAGGATATAAGGGGGAGGAGATAGAAAATGTGCCGGTGACGCTGAGCGCGTACCAACCCGGGGTCGTGAGGGAGAAGCCGGCTGGCTAGGTCGACGACGAACGAACGATCGATCGATGTGTTTTCAGCATGCTGCATCAAGCCTGCTCTGTTCCCACGCGCTGGCTATATAATTTCCTGAATGCAGCAGCTGTATCTTTCACCGCGGTATATAGTGGCATGGACATATCATATCATATCATAGGTGGTTTCCTGCAAAAAAAAAGGGATATACTATCATATATGGATATGGTACTGGTGCTGTAGTGGTGCAAATGTGTATATCTCCATCGCTGctgcatgcatatgcatgccAGTGTACGTGTGCTAACTATTCTGCTGCCCCCCGGCCCCTACCTCTGCCTGGAGTGCTACTATAGCTTACTtgtcctagtcatgtatatctcaCGCATGCGCGCGTACTGCTAGTGCGGCGCCATGCACTGCTTAACTGTGCTCAATTAGCTTCCTAGCTCAGTTCAGGATTTTTTTTAGCTCAAATGCTGGATGCATGTTCTGCGGGGCCTTCCTGCAAAGTTAAGATATAGTACTTCCTCCATCCGAAAATACTTGTTGAAGAAAATGATGTATCTAGATATACTTTAGTTCTAAATACATTCTTTTTACGGCAAGTAattcgggacggagggagtactttttcCAAGTTGCTTGAAAATGCAACTCGCGCCGATCAATTTCATGTGTACAAGAAATTGGCCAAACTAAAACGCGTTTGTGGAGGCGCaggggaagggggggggggtggtggtgACGGTTCGGCGCCCCGCTTAGGTTGCCGAGAGGTAGGAGAAGAAGAGCGTGTACGTGTGGATGTGTGTTTGGGTGGCTGGGGGTAGTGTCACTGGTAGGGACGAGAACAATTCAGTTGAGGTGACGGCTCCGGGTGGGTAGGGTGGCGAGGCGCGCCTGGTAACACCGCGGGTGGCGGTgacgagaggaagaagaagttaAGGAAAAAAATTAATTACATTGTTTTTCCAGGCAACCTGTACATAGTCGGTCCCTAATTTCTTCCTTAATACTGTAATTATTATTAAGTCAGACGTAAGAAGAATGCATCGATGGATACTGAACGGATAAAGAAGCAGATGTTTCCACGGGAAGTCGCACGCGCAAAAGAAACTGGAAACGAAAAGAAAACATGGGACGCCGCTGAGCCTCAGCAGGTGGTGAACGCCGACCGACCCGGCAGACACCGAAAGAACGTTCGTACGTTCGTGATCATCGAAAAGAACAGAAGCTTTTCCTCCTctgtctttttttctttttctttttcttttgatgaGAGGGAAAGAAGCTTTTCCTCCTGCGTTCAAATAGGCAATGACCCTGTTTCTAAAAGGAAAAACAATAGGAACGACTCTGCAAACAGAGCACGTGCGGGGGGTGAGGGGCCGAGGCGATTGGATACGGCCACGTCGGGAGGGCCCACCGTCCCCCATTGACCCGGGCCATGGAGGAAAGAATCTGCAGTAGCTACCGAGGCCGGGGCGCCGGGCATGGGTCTCCTCTAATCCCAACCAACTCGCAGAAATAATTGGGGGCAAAACATAAGTTCTTGTTTTGAGGAAAACAGTACTGGTATCACTTGTGTTTAGAGGCAAAACAGTACAATTTTTTTCTTGCAAATACGATACATACATAGATGCTCACATACATGCATATACACTTGTCTTTACGAACACGGGCGCGCACATACCCTACATCTATGAGAGATTATCGAAGTGACCACAGACGTCCTCGTACTTGACGGGAATGTCTTCTCCCACCTACCGAACGTCGCTTCtaaaataaattcagaaaaatgCAATCACCAATGAAAGTCTAGGACTTAAACCCTGATGGGTCACCACAACAAACCTAATCATCTAAGCTACACTCAGTTCACAAAACTACACTACTTAGAGGTAAGATCGAGTAGAGATAACCTCCAAGCAAATGCCTAAATTGCAAAATAATTACTTTACAGTTTTCTTCAAGAACATCAATGAGCATTCTTTTTTATTTGGCAAATAAGTAACGTGTTTGTTTATAAAAGtagacaagtgtgtctttggtccCTCAATTGTTTGGAAAGTTTACTTTTGGGTTTTCACCTTTAGTTCGGGGTCTTTCTAAACCAGACAAACTTGGCCCCTTACCGGATTCGAAGTGGTGTCCTTACTTACATCGCATTGTTTTTCACACAACCTAGCACATGTTCGTCCATGATGGCGCACATGAGCTTGACATATGACTAAAGAAGCACACGACGATGCGAAGGGGAAAGCCAAAGTGGGGAGTAGTATGAA
Protein-coding sequences here:
- the LOC125509844 gene encoding NAC domain-containing protein 92-like, whose amino-acid sequence is MEGSGAGGGGGGGEGAVSKKKSSKEGEEESLPPGFRFHPTDEELITYYLRGKIADAGFTARAITEVDLNKCEPWDLPEKAKMGEKEWYFFSLRDRKYPTGVRTNRATNAGYWKTTGKDKEIFTGQPPSAQELVGMKKTLVFYKGRAPRGEKSNWVMHEYRLHLKPASKSNKDEWVVCRIFAKSPGVKKYPSSTNAHSRSHHHPYTLDMVPQFLPTLLGHDLFGGGRGHHHPYMTPADLAELSRFARGTPGLHPHIQPHPAAAGYLNPPGPFTLSNLNLNLGGPSPQHALHHAMSMPMGQQQQQQQAGGANGQAMTMEQHMAAGLGGVPAAGGDGGFGGEGHAAGGAGMRYQNLDVDQMVERYWPGSY